In one Tripterygium wilfordii isolate XIE 37 chromosome 22, ASM1340144v1, whole genome shotgun sequence genomic region, the following are encoded:
- the LOC119990968 gene encoding putative cell wall protein: MAYSTMNSLFALLCAMSILLAITGQAAGRNVPKGSKKDVDVKQLDWLIKSDNSVLIPGIGRVIIPPAYRISPYDPYTGGIGGTGSPPSHIPGGDDTYVPNPGFEVPTPGSSGGASPANP; the protein is encoded by the coding sequence ATGGCTTATAGCACCATGAACTCACTCTTTGCTCTCCTCTGCGCAATGAGTATCCTGCTTGCAATTACAGGCCAAGCAGCTGGACGCAATGTTCCAAAAGGCTCCAAAAAGGATGTGGATGTGAAGCAGCTTGACTGGTTGATTAAGTCTGATAACAGTGTGCTGATTCCTGGCATTGGACGCGTGATTATACCACCAGCGTATAGGATATCACCTTACGATCCATACACCGGTGGCATTGGAGGGACAGGATCACCACCAAGTCATATTCCTGGCGGAGATGATACTTATGTGCCAAATCCTGGATTCGAGGTTCCCACTCCGGGCAGCTCTGGGGGCGCGTCACCTGCTAATCCTTAA
- the LOC119990459 gene encoding mpv17-like protein, with amino-acid sequence MAGINSIITSSTIAKPITTSYKSNTTPHVLVSASLFTKSSPPNNPIRKRKNWVIGSVIKDKEVVTVKDELAKGSVAPYGSEDFKALSSSSSSPSSGSSDEREEIESKDRLISRAINATIVLGFGTLAVTRLLTIDYDYWHGWTVYEVLRYAPEHNWSAYEQALKDNPVLAKMAISGIVYSLGDWIAQCYEGKPLFEFDRTRVLRSGLVGFTLHGSLSHYYYQFCEALFPFQDWWVVPAKVAFDQTVWSAVWNSIYFVVLGFLRLESPANIFSELKATFWPMLTAGWKLWPFAHLITYGVIPIEQRLLWVDCVELIWVTILSTYSNEKSESQMAEGALDTNSISSSSSTPEE; translated from the exons ATGGCAGGTATCAACTCCATAATCACCTCCTCGACAATAGCCAAACCTATTACAACATCCTACAAATCTAACACAACCCCTCATGTTCTTGTCTCTGCATCACTCTTCACCAAATCCAGCCCACCCAATAACCCAATTCGAAAGAGGAAAAATTGGGTCATTGGATCGGTCATTAAGGACAAAGAAGTGGTTACGGTAAAGGATGAGCTTGCAAAGGGGTCTGTTGCGCCATATGGGTCCGAAGATTTCAAGGCTCTTTCCTCATCCTCGTCTTCTCCTTCTTCAGGATcgagtgatgagagagaagaaattgaaTCTAAAGATAGGCTGATTAGCAGAGCAATCAATGCTACTATTGTTTTGGGCTTTGGAACTCTTGCAGTGACGAGGTTGCTCACCATCGATTATGATTACTGGCAT GGATGGACTGTTTATGAAGTACTAAGGTATGCTCCAGAACACAATTGGAGTGCATATGAGCAAGCTCTCAAAGACAACCCAGTTTTGGCCAAAATGGCAATAAGTGGGATTGTCTACTCTCTGGGAgattggattgctcaa TGTTATGAAGGAAAACCTCTTTTTGAGTTTGATCGGACACGCGTGCTCAGATCTGGTCTTGTTGGGTTTACCCTCCACGGATCTCTTTCTCATTATTACTATCAATTCTGCGAG GCACTATTTCCTTTCCAAGATTGGTGGGTGGTTCCTGCCAAAGTCGCCTTTGACCAAACAGTTTGGTCAGCAGTTTGGAATAGCATCTACTTTGTAGTTTTGGGGTTCTTGCGCCTGGAATCACCAGCCAATATATTTAGTGAGCTCAAAGCGACATTTTGGCCAATGCTGACT GCAGGGTGGAAGCTTTGGCCATTTGCTCACTTAATTACATATGGTGTAATCCCCATTGAGCAGAGACTTCTTTGGGTGGATTGTGTGGAGCTCATATGGGTTACCATACTCTCGAC TTATTCGAATGAGAAATCTGAATCGCAAATGGCTGAGGGAGCACTGGACACAAACTCCATCTCTTCATCCAGCAGCACTCCTGAG GAATAA
- the LOC119992007 gene encoding photosystem II repair protein PSB27-H1, chloroplastic-like produces MASPLLTPTNKPQTLTTIKTKPTTLTTTSAIPPPQQQQPQPLRRHFLSLTAFILTPKWLFPVNPAFASSDEEYVKETEQVISKVRTTITMDKNDPDVPSAVAELRETSNTWVAKYRREKALLGRASFRDMYSALNAVSGHYISFGPTAPIPAKRKARILEEVDTAEKALQRGR; encoded by the coding sequence ATGGCCTCACCACTCCTAACCCCCACAAACAAGCCCCAAACCCTCACCAcaatcaaaaccaaacccacCACTCTCACCACCACTTCCGCCATTCCTCCGCCGCAGCAACAACAACCACAACCTCTACGCCGCCACTTCTTGTCCCTAACAGCCTTTATTCTGACTCCCAAATGGCTCTTCCCAGTGAATCCAGCATTTGCTTCCTCTGATGAAGAGTATGTCAAAGAGACTGAGCAAGTCATCAGCAAAGTCAGAACCACCATCACCATGGACAAGAATGATCCCGATGTGCCGTCTGCGGTGGCTGAGTTAAGAGAGACGTCAAACACTTGGGTTGCCAAGTATAGAAGAGAGAAGGCCTTGTTGGGCCGGGCTTCTTTTCGGGATATGTACTCGGCCCTTAATGCTGTATCGGGCCATTACATTAGTTTTGGGCCCACTGCGCCCATTCCTGCGAAACGCAAGGCAAGGATTTTGGAAGAGGTGGACACCGCTGAGAAAGCGTTACAGCGAGGCAGATAA
- the LOC119992129 gene encoding probable protein phosphatase 2C 52, with the protein MGGCVSTSSKSTCSSRSHEETGPPSCFEIGFCGKRSTKRTFADHVVTLQHLPSISNRIFTNGKSQTSCIFTQQGRKGINQDAMIVWEDFMSEDMTFCGVFDGHGPHGHLVARKVRDALPIKLLSFLRSSQSKESGTGRTCFKRKPKKSDAEDLEDGGSAEDKFNSLWQEAYLKAYKAMDKELRSHPNLDCFCSGSTAVTLVKQGSNLFMGNIGDSRAVLGSKDSNDSMVATQLTVDLKPDLPREAERIKRCKGRVFALQDEPEVPRVWLPFDDAPGLAMARAFGDFCLKEYGVISIPEFSHRVLTERDQFIVLASDGVWDVLSNEEVVAIVSTAPSRSSAARTLVDSAACEWKLKYPTSKMDDCAVVCLFLDGKMDSESDYDEQGFSSATVLSNHSGNVVESDDGRKSGPCLQRNFTVRSSEDSDSHGMLPTGMEADGETLAAGDQNWSGLEGVTRVNSLVQLPRFSEERPAP; encoded by the exons ATGGGGGGTTGTGTCTCAACTAGTAGTAAGAGTACGTGCAGTAGCAGGAGCCATGAAGAGACTGGTCCTCCTTCCTGCTTTGAGATTGGATTTTGCGGGAAAAGGAGCACAAAGAGAACATTTGCTGATCATGTTGTTACACTGCAGCACCTACCCTCTATATCCAATAGGATTTTCACAAATGGAAAGAGTCAAACATCTTGTATATTCACTCAGCAAGGTCGCAAGGGCATAAACCAAGATGCAATGATTGTATGGGAA GATTTCATGTCGGAAGATATGACGTTTTGTGGTGTTTTTGATGGCCATGGTCCACACGGCCATCTGGTTGCCCGCAAAGTGAGGGATGCTTTGCCAATTAAATTATTGTCGTTCTTGCGTTCTTCACAGTCCAAAGAAAGTGGAACAGGTAGAACTTGTTTCAAAAGAAAGCCAAAGAAATCAGATGCTGAAGATCTTGAGGACGGTGGCTCAGCTGAGGATAAATTTAATTCATTGTGGCAAGAAGCATATTTGAAGGCATACAAGGCGATGGACAAGGAGTTGAGATCCCATCCTAATTTGGACTGCTTCTGTAGCGGGAGCACTGCTGTCACTCTTGTGAAACAG GGGTCCAATCTTTTCATGGGAAATATTGGTGATTCTCGGGCAGTTCTGGGATCTAAGGACAGCAACGATTCCATGGTGGCCACCCAGTTAACTGTTGACCTGAAACCTGATTTGCCAA GAGAAGCTGAGAGGATCAAACGGTGTAAAGGTAGAGTCTTTGCGTTGCAAGATGAACCTGAAGTGCCAAGAGTTTGGTTGCCATTTGATGATGCCCCTGGACTCGCAATGGCTCGTGCATTTGGGGATTTTTGTTTGAAGGAATATGGAGTGATCTCTATTCCTGAATTTTCTCACCGAGTACTAACGGAGAGAGATCAGTTCATTGTTCTTGCCTCAGATGGG GTTTGGGATGTATTGAGCAACGAAGAGGTGGTTGCGATAGTGTCCACTGCCCCTTCTCGATCTTCTGCTGCAAGAACCCTGGTAGACTCGGCTGCTTGCGAGTGGAAACTCAAATATCCAACTTCAAAGATGGATGACTGTGCCGTGGTCTGTTTATTTTTAGATGGGAAAATGGACTCAGAATCTGATTACGATGAACAAGGGTTTTCTTCTGCAACAGTCTTGAGCAATCATTCCGGTAATGTGGTTGAATCAGATGATGGCCGAAAATCCGGGCCCTGCTTGCAAAGAAATTTTACTGTCAGATCCTCCGAAGATAGTGATTCTCATGGCATGTTGCCAACCGGCATGGAAGCTGATGGTGAGACATTGGCAGCTGGAGATCAAAATTGGTCCGGCTTGGAAGGTGTCACGCGAGTGAACTCACTCGTTCAACTTCCAAGATTTTCAGAAGAAAGACCGGCTCCATAA